Proteins from a genomic interval of Rhodothermus marinus:
- the def gene encoding peptide deformylase — translation MVLPIHVYGDPILRERAQPVEADSPELQQLLDDMVETMHAASGIGLAAPQVGRRERVFVVDLTPMKDELEAEGETLPPMPMFFINPELVWTSEEQCSFEEGCLSIPDVREVVERPAAVRIRYLDRQFRPQELEVRGMLARVIQHEYDHLEGILFIDRISAFRRQLLRRRLREIARGQVSAEYPLALSRV, via the coding sequence ATGGTACTGCCGATTCACGTATACGGAGATCCTATTCTACGGGAGCGGGCGCAGCCGGTGGAGGCCGATTCGCCGGAGCTGCAGCAGCTGCTCGACGATATGGTCGAAACGATGCACGCGGCCTCGGGCATTGGCCTGGCGGCGCCCCAGGTGGGACGCCGGGAGCGTGTTTTTGTGGTGGACCTGACGCCCATGAAAGACGAGCTGGAAGCCGAAGGAGAGACGCTCCCGCCCATGCCTATGTTTTTTATCAACCCGGAGCTTGTCTGGACAAGCGAGGAGCAGTGCAGCTTTGAGGAGGGGTGTCTGTCCATTCCGGACGTCCGAGAAGTAGTCGAACGCCCCGCGGCCGTCCGGATTCGCTACCTGGATCGGCAATTCCGTCCACAGGAGCTGGAGGTCCGGGGGATGCTGGCCCGGGTGATCCAGCATGAGTACGATCACCTGGAGGGTATTCTCTTCATCGACCGCATCAGCGCGTTTCGACGACAGCTACTCCGGCGTCGCCTGCGCGAGATTGCGCGGGGGCAGGTTTCGGCCGAATACCCGCTGGCACTCAGCCGCGTGTGA
- a CDS encoding OmpA family protein, giving the protein MRHGGLRYGFFVLLLLAAPDLFAQRVWVAPGPFLRFGYGPSLSETDYSTYAVEPYALKGELGYQFPLGLSLGLAYEGGNYPRVSRTYHRFHIIQGLLRWRVFPFKRLSHYFNIGPHITLGGYKTGFGINAALGADYVLTRNVAFFVEGSANAVFPDRASEGIRSGRAAFDGLGFLGAGLRITFRPLPIPIRTLNIEGPAQLQRREYGTFTARVDDQATQPVSYIWFMGDGTQYTGPVVEHRYRLPSRYEIQVQARNAAGVVRTATHLVEVVEPPRAVRIVSFQPLADTIKRGSLVIFEAQLEGAPPVRYYWNFGDGEGAIAADNQYRLEEGLRAGTMSLHARVTHRFDRPGTYTVSLIADNELRRDSVQARIVVEPTACDLISTLESVTFDFGGSTLSESARAVLDQNARVLQSCPELVVQLVGYADYVGGEAFNTLLSLRRGLAVYNYYQQQGIEPERLIFRGLGELPPPCPNPAERPGCRELRRVDTIVIRWPR; this is encoded by the coding sequence ATGCGACACGGGGGATTACGTTACGGATTTTTCGTACTGCTTTTGCTGGCAGCACCGGACCTTTTCGCACAACGCGTCTGGGTTGCACCCGGACCCTTCCTGCGCTTCGGCTATGGTCCGTCGCTCAGTGAAACGGACTACTCAACCTACGCGGTTGAACCGTATGCGCTCAAAGGCGAACTGGGCTATCAGTTCCCGCTCGGATTGAGCCTTGGACTGGCCTATGAAGGCGGCAACTACCCCAGGGTCAGCCGTACCTATCATCGTTTTCACATCATTCAGGGACTGCTTCGCTGGCGCGTTTTTCCTTTCAAGCGCCTCAGCCATTACTTCAACATCGGTCCGCACATCACGCTGGGCGGCTACAAGACGGGCTTCGGGATTAACGCCGCGCTGGGCGCCGACTATGTGCTCACGCGCAACGTGGCCTTTTTCGTCGAAGGAAGCGCCAACGCGGTCTTTCCCGACCGGGCTTCCGAAGGCATCCGGAGCGGACGTGCCGCCTTCGACGGGCTGGGCTTTCTGGGAGCCGGCCTGCGCATCACGTTCCGGCCGTTGCCAATCCCGATCCGGACGCTGAACATCGAAGGCCCCGCACAGCTTCAGCGTCGGGAGTACGGTACCTTCACGGCCCGCGTCGATGATCAGGCCACGCAGCCCGTTTCCTACATCTGGTTCATGGGCGACGGCACCCAGTACACCGGTCCTGTGGTCGAGCACCGCTATCGCCTACCCAGTCGCTACGAGATTCAGGTGCAGGCGCGCAATGCGGCCGGGGTTGTCCGTACGGCCACTCATCTGGTCGAAGTCGTCGAGCCGCCGCGCGCCGTTCGTATTGTCTCCTTCCAGCCGCTTGCCGACACAATTAAACGAGGTAGTTTAGTCATTTTTGAAGCCCAGCTCGAAGGGGCCCCTCCAGTTCGGTATTACTGGAATTTTGGAGACGGGGAAGGAGCCATTGCTGCAGACAATCAGTATCGATTAGAAGAAGGGTTGCGCGCCGGTACTATGTCGCTCCATGCCCGGGTCACACACCGCTTCGACAGGCCCGGCACCTACACGGTTTCCCTGATCGCCGACAACGAACTGAGGCGGGACTCGGTGCAGGCCAGGATTGTTGTGGAACCGACCGCCTGCGATCTAATTTCGACCTTGGAGTCCGTTACGTTTGACTTTGGTGGAAGTACCCTGAGCGAATCGGCACGTGCCGTACTCGACCAGAATGCCCGCGTATTGCAGAGCTGTCCGGAGCTTGTGGTACAATTGGTGGGTTACGCTGATTACGTAGGGGGAGAAGCGTTCAACACCTTGCTTTCTTTGCGGCGCGGGCTGGCCGTATACAACTACTACCAGCAGCAGGGTATCGAACCGGAACGGTTGATTTTCCGGGGGCTGGGCGAGCTGCCGCCGCCCTGCCCGAACCCGGCCGAACGTCCGGGTTGCCGCGAGCTTCGGCGTGTGGATACGATCGTAATCCGCTGGCCACGCTGA
- a CDS encoding TonB-dependent receptor, which produces MKQSVRTGLLVLILFISGISSGLAQILEGRVTDATTGEPLIGANVLVLSVQTGTTTDVEGRYRLLLPRPGRYRVLFSFVGYQPETREVVLSEAASVRLDVTLTPTSVEAPAVTITAKAQATDVLSTPQAVVVLEGDALRLARGMTAVDALAQTPGVHLVHTGTGIAKPMIRGLTAQRVLVVQDGVRQEGQQWGDEHGVEIDAHAAERIEVVKGPASLLYGSDALGGVVQLATEGPFGYDRPLTGAVTIEGASNTRMGGMHVETGGRQGNWAYAGNLTLRQAGAYDTPRGPVPNTGLEERNGMLQLGYENHAARWQLAYKRYRARIGFFEPEEAEATTETPDRYHIGEPYQRVDHDLVQLRTLWRLGADRLELNAAWQQNRRREFGHHHDADEEEVPHVDEHEAPSLYLRLNTLTSDLRFHHRPIGSLFGTIGLSGFFQRNETLAEEALIPGARTWNGAVYVFEELALPRLTISGGVRWDGRRLSVEANEDLGVVAQTRTYSAFSGAVGLAWQVRPDLSLAFNVGRAWRAPTLNELFSRGVHEGTSRFEVGTPTLRPEQSLSLDGTLRWLRPRWYLELNAFVNRIERFIFPRPTGQRDPDSGLFIYQFDQAQALLWGGELLLNLGVTEWLHLHVGGDVTYTENRETGQPLPFSPPPRLITGIEVHRERWGPASEVMLRLGPTLVADQRRVAPEETPTEGYVLWNAAFSARWPLGAWQLVTDLTVHNLLDRAYVSHLSRLRPYGVLDPGRNVQLRLTLQLP; this is translated from the coding sequence ATGAAGCAGTCTGTACGGACAGGACTACTCGTGCTTATTCTGTTCATTTCCGGAATTTCCTCAGGACTTGCGCAGATACTGGAGGGGCGGGTCACCGACGCAACGACGGGAGAGCCGCTGATTGGCGCCAACGTGCTTGTGCTTTCGGTGCAGACGGGAACTACAACCGATGTCGAAGGACGTTACCGGCTCTTGCTTCCCCGTCCCGGTCGCTATCGCGTCCTGTTCAGCTTTGTGGGGTATCAGCCGGAAACACGCGAGGTCGTGCTCTCCGAAGCGGCGTCAGTTCGTCTGGACGTGACGCTAACGCCTACCTCCGTTGAGGCGCCCGCCGTCACCATTACGGCCAAGGCGCAGGCTACCGATGTGCTTTCGACGCCGCAGGCGGTGGTCGTGCTTGAAGGCGATGCGTTGCGGCTGGCGCGCGGCATGACGGCCGTCGATGCGCTGGCGCAGACGCCGGGCGTGCATCTGGTGCATACGGGCACCGGCATTGCCAAGCCGATGATCCGGGGCCTGACGGCGCAGCGTGTGCTGGTAGTGCAGGATGGCGTCCGGCAGGAAGGCCAGCAGTGGGGCGACGAGCACGGCGTGGAAATCGACGCCCACGCGGCCGAGCGTATCGAGGTGGTCAAGGGCCCGGCCAGCCTGCTCTACGGCTCCGACGCGCTGGGCGGGGTCGTGCAACTGGCCACCGAAGGGCCATTCGGCTACGACCGGCCGCTCACCGGAGCGGTCACGATCGAGGGCGCCAGCAACACGCGCATGGGCGGGATGCATGTCGAAACGGGAGGCCGCCAGGGCAACTGGGCCTATGCGGGTAATCTGACGCTCCGCCAGGCCGGCGCCTACGATACCCCCCGCGGACCGGTCCCCAACACCGGGCTGGAGGAACGCAACGGAATGCTCCAGCTCGGCTACGAAAACCACGCCGCGCGCTGGCAACTGGCTTACAAGCGGTACCGCGCCCGGATCGGATTTTTTGAGCCGGAGGAAGCCGAGGCGACCACGGAAACGCCCGACCGCTACCATATCGGTGAACCCTACCAGCGGGTGGACCATGACCTGGTGCAGCTTCGCACGCTGTGGCGCCTGGGAGCTGATCGGCTGGAGCTGAACGCAGCCTGGCAGCAGAACCGGCGGCGGGAATTCGGGCATCATCACGACGCAGACGAGGAAGAGGTGCCCCACGTTGACGAGCACGAAGCCCCTTCGCTTTATCTACGGCTCAACACCCTGACATCTGACCTGCGCTTTCATCATCGGCCGATCGGCTCGCTGTTCGGCACGATCGGCCTGAGCGGCTTTTTCCAGCGCAACGAAACCCTGGCCGAGGAGGCGCTCATTCCCGGCGCGCGCACCTGGAACGGGGCCGTGTACGTGTTCGAGGAACTGGCGCTCCCGCGCCTGACCATCAGCGGCGGGGTGCGGTGGGACGGCCGGCGGCTTTCAGTAGAGGCCAACGAGGACCTTGGCGTGGTGGCTCAGACGCGCACCTACAGCGCCTTCAGCGGGGCGGTGGGACTGGCCTGGCAGGTGCGCCCGGATCTGTCGCTGGCCTTCAACGTGGGCCGAGCCTGGCGGGCCCCCACGCTCAACGAACTCTTCTCGCGGGGCGTGCACGAAGGGACCAGTCGGTTCGAGGTGGGCACGCCGACGCTCCGGCCCGAGCAGAGCCTGAGTCTGGACGGTACGCTGCGCTGGTTGCGCCCCCGCTGGTATCTGGAACTGAACGCCTTCGTCAACCGGATTGAGCGCTTCATTTTTCCGCGGCCCACAGGCCAACGTGATCCGGACTCGGGGCTTTTCATCTATCAGTTCGATCAGGCGCAGGCGCTGCTCTGGGGGGGCGAGCTGCTGCTGAACCTGGGGGTGACCGAGTGGCTGCACCTGCATGTGGGTGGCGACGTAACCTACACGGAGAACCGGGAAACCGGCCAGCCGCTGCCGTTTTCGCCGCCTCCGCGTCTGATCACCGGGATCGAGGTGCACCGGGAGCGCTGGGGGCCGGCCAGCGAGGTCATGCTCCGACTCGGCCCCACGCTGGTGGCCGACCAGCGACGCGTGGCGCCTGAGGAAACGCCCACCGAAGGCTACGTGCTCTGGAATGCGGCGTTTTCGGCCCGTTGGCCGCTGGGAGCCTGGCAGCTGGTAACGGATCTGACCGTGCACAACCTGCTGGACCGAGCCTACGTGAGCCATCTCAGCCGCCTGAGACCTTACGGCGTGCTGGACCCCGGCCGTAACGTGCAACTGCGCCTTACGCTGCAGCTACCCTGA